A part of Ignavibacteriales bacterium genomic DNA contains:
- the cysC gene encoding adenylyl-sulfate kinase has protein sequence MINSSNILWHQGKITISDREKLNDHPAACLWFTGLSGSGKSTLSVEVESLLFQKGIHNYILDGDNIRHGLNNDLSFSDADRKENIRRIGEVAKLFVDAGMIVLTAFISPFRADRDFVRSLIPEGKFIEIFVDCDLATCEKRDPKGLYKKARENKIGDFTGLSSPYEKPKNPELVIFNGENSDLNKNATLIIELLLQKNIIGKS, from the coding sequence ATGATTAACTCTTCAAATATACTTTGGCATCAAGGCAAAATTACAATCTCGGATAGAGAAAAGCTAAACGATCACCCCGCTGCTTGTTTATGGTTTACAGGTTTATCAGGAAGTGGTAAATCAACATTAAGCGTTGAAGTTGAAAGCCTCCTTTTTCAAAAAGGAATTCATAATTATATACTTGATGGAGATAATATCCGGCATGGATTAAATAATGATTTAAGTTTTAGTGATGCCGATAGGAAAGAAAACATTCGCAGGATTGGCGAAGTGGCTAAATTGTTTGTTGATGCAGGAATGATTGTTCTGACAGCTTTTATCTCCCCCTTTAGAGCTGACAGAGATTTTGTCCGCTCCTTGATTCCTGAAGGCAAGTTCATAGAAATATTTGTTGATTGTGATTTAGCAACCTGTGAAAAAAGAGACCCGAAAGGACTTTATAAAAAAGCCCGCGAAAATAAAATTGGTGATTTCACAGGATTGTCTTCGCCTTATGAGAAACCTAAAAATCCCGAACTGGTAATTTTTAATGGGGAAAATTCTGATTTAAATAAAAATGCAACTCTGATAATTGAGCTTCTGCTTCAAAAAAACATCATTGGAAAAAGTTGA
- a CDS encoding sulfate adenylyltransferase subunit 2, whose protein sequence is MDHLDQLENKSVHIFREAYANFKNICMLWSIGKDSTVLLWLARKAFFGHVPIPLVHIDTHYKIPEMIEYRDRLAKEWNLIMIYGQNEEALLNKQTFPDGNVDRITCCVNLKTEALKNTLSGKWKRYRLNNELGEYEVDKNTEPFTGVIVGARSDEEGSRSKERYFSPRDTENQWDVGDQPPEFWNQFKTDFAPGTHLRIHPLLDWTELNIWEYIKRENIPTVSLYYNKGDGKRYRSLGCYPCTSPIESASRNVDEIIEELKSGKLKNIAERSGRAQDKDDGGGLETLRRDGYM, encoded by the coding sequence ATGGATCATTTAGATCAATTAGAAAATAAAAGTGTTCATATCTTCCGTGAAGCTTATGCGAATTTCAAAAATATTTGTATGCTGTGGTCTATCGGAAAAGACAGCACGGTTCTTCTTTGGCTAGCACGAAAAGCTTTTTTCGGACACGTACCCATTCCATTAGTTCATATTGATACGCATTACAAAATACCTGAAATGATTGAGTATCGCGATCGGCTGGCAAAAGAGTGGAATTTAATTATGATCTATGGTCAAAACGAAGAGGCTCTTCTAAACAAACAAACTTTCCCCGATGGCAACGTTGATAGAATCACCTGCTGTGTCAATTTAAAAACTGAAGCACTTAAAAATACACTGAGCGGTAAATGGAAACGTTACAGGCTGAATAATGAATTAGGCGAATATGAAGTTGACAAAAACACTGAACCCTTTACCGGAGTAATTGTTGGTGCTCGATCTGATGAAGAAGGAAGCAGATCTAAAGAAAGATATTTCTCTCCAAGGGATACAGAAAACCAATGGGATGTTGGCGATCAGCCGCCGGAATTCTGGAATCAATTTAAAACTGATTTTGCTCCAGGAACACATCTCAGAATACATCCATTACTTGATTGGACCGAACTTAATATCTGGGAATATATCAAACGAGAAAATATCCCTACTGTCTCTCTATATTATAATAAAGGTGATGGGAAAAGATATCGCTCGCTTGGATGCTACCCTTGCACATCGCCGATAGAATCTGCCTCAAGAAACGTTGATGAAATAATTGAGGAATTAAAAAGCGGCAAACTAAAAAATATTGCCGAAAGATCCGGAAGAGCTCAAGATAAAGATGATGGTGGGGGTCTTGAAACTCTCAGACGAGATGGATATATGTAA
- a CDS encoding sulfotransferase domain-containing protein: MNNLPDAIHIGFSKCGSTFLQSYLRQHSKIFLTHKLHFFSPFDFDNFKKGIEYYSQHFKLAGIDSVKVDSDEHIVLPIYHPVLGSAATTIDSVKTVVQRIKATVEDVKIILIIRNQVSLILSRYSEYLLAGGKYSFKTFLDENLCCSLDQKNYYQNFYSEVIKILNKNFSESNVLVLLQEEFWTERKKVIEMLCEFLNINVEYPTNTKIRDRRIGLSYRGMIFMRALNRLLVISPENFLNPARTKLPYGIYKFFQRLIRLIDYYLPKSFKGNRDQIFPSQLKLKVQDIFREDNIKLSISLNKDLKSLGYLT; encoded by the coding sequence ATGAATAATTTACCCGATGCAATCCATATAGGATTTTCCAAATGTGGCTCAACTTTTCTACAATCCTATTTAAGGCAGCATTCTAAAATTTTCTTAACCCATAAGTTACATTTTTTCAGCCCTTTCGATTTTGATAATTTTAAAAAGGGGATTGAGTACTACAGTCAACATTTTAAATTGGCTGGAATTGACTCAGTTAAAGTTGATAGTGATGAACACATTGTCCTTCCGATTTATCACCCGGTATTAGGCTCCGCAGCCACAACAATTGATTCTGTCAAAACAGTAGTTCAAAGAATCAAAGCAACGGTTGAAGATGTGAAAATAATCCTAATTATTCGAAATCAAGTTAGCCTAATATTATCAAGATATTCCGAGTATTTGCTTGCAGGAGGGAAATATTCATTCAAAACCTTTTTAGATGAAAACTTATGCTGCAGCCTTGATCAAAAGAATTACTACCAAAATTTTTATTCAGAAGTGATTAAAATATTAAATAAAAATTTCTCCGAATCTAATGTTTTGGTTTTACTGCAAGAGGAATTCTGGACCGAACGCAAAAAAGTAATCGAAATGTTATGTGAATTTTTAAATATTAATGTTGAATACCCGACAAATACAAAAATTAGAGATCGTCGTATCGGACTTTCATACAGAGGGATGATTTTTATGCGTGCCTTGAATAGGTTGCTAGTAATTTCTCCCGAGAATTTTTTAAACCCTGCGAGAACAAAATTGCCTTACGGCATTTATAAGTTTTTTCAGCGACTGATTCGATTGATTGATTACTATCTCCCTAAAAGTTTTAAAGGTAATCGAGATCAGATTTTTCCAAGCCAATTGAAATTAAAAGTTCAGGATATTTTCAGAGAAGATAATATTAAGCTTAGTATTTCACTCAATAAAGATCTCAAATCTTTGGGTTACTTAACTTAA
- the cysQ gene encoding 3'(2'),5'-bisphosphate nucleotidase CysQ, protein MNFDINKIIEIAKNAGDGIMSIYQTDSFEVEMKSDNSPLTRADKASHSVIAKGLSKLYPDIPILSEEGKSIPFETRKNWSHFWLVDPLDGTKEFIKKNDEFTVNIAFIKNAVPIAGVIYVPAQEVMYYGVVGKGAYKKIGEQAPVEITVSQNLEEGLIAVKSRSHSSEDEEKFFANYNIIDTISVGSSLKFCMVAEGKAQIYYRNGPTWEWDTGAGHAIVSASGGKVSGIGQDLNYNKESLLNSSFLVTAE, encoded by the coding sequence ATGAATTTTGATATCAATAAAATTATAGAAATTGCAAAGAACGCTGGTGATGGCATAATGAGCATTTATCAAACCGATTCTTTTGAAGTTGAAATGAAAAGTGACAACTCCCCCCTTACCCGAGCGGATAAAGCTTCACATTCGGTTATTGCTAAAGGTCTTTCAAAATTGTATCCAGATATTCCTATACTATCCGAGGAAGGTAAATCTATTCCTTTTGAGACTAGAAAGAACTGGAGTCATTTTTGGTTAGTTGATCCATTAGATGGCACAAAAGAATTTATAAAAAAAAATGATGAGTTTACTGTTAACATAGCATTTATCAAAAATGCTGTCCCCATAGCCGGAGTTATCTATGTCCCTGCACAAGAAGTGATGTATTATGGAGTTGTAGGAAAAGGTGCTTATAAAAAAATAGGTGAACAGGCTCCAGTTGAAATAACTGTTTCACAGAATTTAGAAGAGGGATTGATTGCTGTTAAAAGTCGGTCACATTCGTCTGAAGATGAGGAGAAGTTTTTTGCAAATTATAATATAATAGATACAATCTCAGTTGGTAGTTCACTGAAGTTTTGTATGGTTGCCGAAGGTAAAGCTCAAATTTATTACCGAAATGGACCTACTTGGGAATGGGATACGGGAGCTGGACACGCTATAGTTTCAGCAAGTGGTGGAAAAGTTTCTGGAATTGGCCAGGATTTAAATTATAACAAAGAGTCTCTTCTAAACAGCAGCTTCCTTGTAACAGCAGAATAA
- a CDS encoding sulfotransferase domain-containing protein, with protein MNQQKPLIIIGAHRSGTTFTGNMISLSDEVCYIRDPFAKYRRAGLFQLRPKNFFTYITDVNGNEYHEAFQRMIQFKYTLFKELGFVKKSIDIKPLLGDIFRFKVAKMKNKRALLKAATALFSTEWLQKNFDFRVLALIRHPAAFISSLKRLDITHPFVEFVNQPLLMKDHLQQFESKINEYSQVQLKAGHTKTPDIIDQGILLWNIIYSFMLKMREKHPEWLMLNHEDISFEPIEHFEKIYEHFQLNFTDGIKTKIIEYTSQSNPSEAVKGKWNSLKRNSSQNVKNWRHRLSPDEISKIYDGTNEIAKNFYKSEDW; from the coding sequence ATGAACCAGCAGAAACCTCTTATTATTATTGGTGCTCACAGATCGGGGACTACTTTTACCGGAAATATGATTTCACTTTCAGATGAAGTTTGTTATATAAGGGATCCATTTGCAAAATATAGAAGGGCTGGTCTATTTCAATTACGTCCTAAAAATTTTTTCACTTACATAACTGATGTGAATGGAAACGAATATCACGAAGCTTTTCAACGAATGATTCAATTTAAGTATACTTTATTCAAAGAATTAGGTTTTGTTAAAAAGTCGATTGATATCAAGCCTTTATTGGGGGATATTTTCAGATTTAAAGTTGCAAAAATGAAAAATAAACGAGCTTTACTAAAGGCTGCCACTGCTTTATTCTCCACTGAATGGCTACAAAAGAATTTTGATTTTCGGGTCTTAGCTTTAATAAGACATCCGGCAGCTTTCATCAGTAGTTTAAAAAGGTTGGATATTACTCACCCCTTTGTTGAATTTGTGAATCAACCTTTATTAATGAAAGATCACCTTCAACAATTCGAAAGTAAAATAAACGAATATTCACAAGTGCAGTTAAAAGCTGGACATACAAAAACTCCAGACATTATTGACCAGGGAATTTTACTTTGGAATATTATTTATAGCTTTATGTTGAAGATGAGAGAGAAACATCCTGAATGGTTAATGCTAAACCACGAAGATATTTCTTTTGAACCAATAGAACATTTTGAAAAAATATATGAACATTTTCAACTCAATTTTACAGACGGTATCAAAACTAAAATTATTGAATATACTTCCCAATCAAATCCTTCTGAGGCTGTAAAAGGCAAATGGAATTCTCTGAAAAGAAATAGCTCACAAAATGTAAAAAATTGGAGGCACAGATTATCACCCGATGAAATAAGCAAAATTTATGACGGCACTAATGAGATTGCAAAGAATTTCTATAAATCAGAAGATTGGTAA
- a CDS encoding sulfotransferase domain-containing protein, which produces MKKKILKFIFQHPHIYSLYLSARNFDARTFFSIKSYHIKDVVICGMPRSGSTLLFNIIKEMLRLHYTKIDPYFINDKQYNKLLKSEISLVVKKNHRYSPLLKKRIMKELSIGFFTHRDIRDVVVSLKQKGRIPDFDKWADRGRLRKIVNDALLYAATRKVTMIEYEQLLNQKKNVIDQLEKMLKFRLTDEEKESIIQKTDIDKTKKMLESRNESGQIDYSNHLHQNHISDGKVGKWKDLLTDDEIIRINNEAKDFLNLFNYK; this is translated from the coding sequence ATGAAAAAGAAAATCTTAAAATTTATCTTTCAACATCCGCATATTTATTCACTGTATTTGTCAGCCAGAAATTTTGATGCCCGGACTTTTTTTTCCATCAAATCTTATCACATCAAGGATGTGGTAATCTGTGGTATGCCCCGATCAGGTTCCACTTTGCTGTTCAATATCATTAAAGAAATGTTAAGATTACACTATACTAAGATTGATCCATATTTTATAAATGATAAACAGTATAACAAGCTTCTTAAAAGTGAAATTTCTTTGGTGGTAAAAAAGAATCATCGCTATTCGCCGCTTTTAAAAAAAAGAATTATGAAAGAATTGTCAATTGGATTTTTCACCCATCGAGATATCAGGGATGTAGTTGTCTCGTTGAAACAAAAGGGCAGAATACCTGACTTTGATAAATGGGCAGATAGGGGAAGACTCCGCAAAATTGTAAATGATGCTTTACTTTATGCTGCGACCCGGAAAGTAACCATGATAGAATATGAGCAATTGTTAAATCAAAAAAAAAACGTGATTGATCAATTGGAGAAGATGTTAAAGTTTAGATTGACTGATGAAGAAAAGGAAAGTATTATTCAAAAAACAGATATTGATAAAACTAAAAAAATGCTTGAATCTAGGAATGAAAGTGGACAAATAGACTATTCAAATCATTTGCATCAAAATCATATTAGCGATGGCAAAGTTGGGAAATGGAAAGATTTATTGACCGACGATGAAATAATAAGGATAAATAATGAAGCAAAAGATTTTCTAAATCTTTTCAATTATAAATAA
- a CDS encoding sulfotransferase domain-containing protein: MIKVNLGSVIKRYIKPGKPIGDNLKILRTDTFLVSYPRSGNTWMRFLLGNYLFGETFDFLTKEKFIPAIRANTNKELLRVPQPRILKSHSQYTPIYPKVIYIVRDPRDVIVSHYNWAKKNPNKKRDNSKLNFGQYAEIFFKGDFSFGGWNEHVLGWRNNSHKIKNGFLFIKYENLRNDTFNTLKKTLEFLNIATEENKVITAIEKTSFDQMKKLEKKQQAELKEIASPTGNIDFVGSGKSEWQFYLKGDIKERFKSYLESTMISLEYGQDSNW; encoded by the coding sequence ATGATCAAAGTAAATCTCGGCAGTGTCATTAAACGATATATTAAACCCGGTAAGCCTATCGGAGATAATCTAAAAATTCTCCGGACCGATACTTTTTTAGTTTCATATCCCAGATCGGGTAATACATGGATGAGATTTTTATTAGGGAATTATCTCTTCGGAGAAACATTTGATTTCCTTACAAAAGAAAAATTTATTCCTGCAATAAGGGCAAATACAAATAAAGAATTGCTAAGGGTACCTCAACCACGAATTTTAAAGAGTCATTCGCAATACACACCCATATATCCAAAAGTAATTTACATAGTCAGGGATCCAAGGGATGTAATAGTATCTCATTATAATTGGGCAAAGAAAAATCCAAATAAAAAAAGAGACAACTCAAAATTAAACTTTGGACAGTATGCTGAAATTTTCTTTAAGGGCGACTTCTCCTTTGGAGGATGGAATGAACATGTGCTTGGATGGAGAAACAACTCTCATAAAATTAAAAACGGGTTTCTGTTTATCAAATACGAAAATCTAAGAAATGATACTTTTAACACTCTAAAAAAAACCCTGGAATTTTTAAATATCGCTACTGAAGAAAATAAAGTTATAACCGCAATCGAGAAGACTTCATTCGATCAAATGAAAAAATTAGAAAAAAAACAACAAGCAGAGCTTAAAGAAATTGCCTCTCCGACTGGTAATATTGATTTTGTCGGCAGCGGTAAAAGCGAGTGGCAGTTTTATTTGAAAGGCGATATTAAAGAAAGATTCAAGTCGTATTTAGAATCTACAATGATATCGTTGGAATATGGGCAAGATTCTAA